The genomic DNA TAATTGCTTCTCTCGGCCAATGAAGATGGAGCAAGAGAAGAGTTACCGTCATTGGAAGAGATAAGAGACCGTTGCATCAAACAGCTGGCAAACATGCGACCTGATCATATGAGGAGACTAAATCCAACTCCTTATAAGGTTTGATGTTCTCCTACAAACTGtttgaaaaacaatttttttcggTTTTCTCTTTTCTGAGAAATCTGTGTTAACAAACTTGTTCTCGGGTTACAGGTTAGTGTCAGTGCGAAGTTGTACGATTTCATCCACTTCCTATGGCTCAACGAAGCGCCAGTTGGTGAATTGCAGTgacagaacaaacaaaaagaagactCTGGTATTGGTTGGAGTAAtgtatatagatttatataccACAGCATCAACAGCATCACAAACTTGCATTAAGAGCTTTGCACTTAGTTTCTCTTCTTACCACATTTTGATGGTTTCTCATATTTTATTGCCGTAGTAAGAGTTTCATCTTCATACTGAAGAAACAAACTCTCTGCGTTCATTGGAACTCTGTTTTCAACTGATTcgatttgatttattttaccaCTGTAAACATAATGGAAACAGTGAAAAGTTTACTCAAGTGAATGATTTGGATAAGATCTATGTTGTACTTTTCTGTTACACATAGAGTGTAGTGTTTGATTAAACTTGTTCAGATTGGTTCCGTGGATCAGGTTTAGTTTTCGCAATAAGGCATTGTTGTTCAGAGTTCATGTGAGCGCTTACTATTGTCACTGCACTGGTAAGCTGTTAATCTAGTTTTTTCTTTAGTAGAGATTCGATGACCATAGCAGTAAAAAACTGTTTGTTATTCGAAGTCAAGAGTTATAGGTGTGAAGATTATTTTAACATGCTCTGATCTCAAAATCATCTCGGCGAATCAACGGGTAGAAACCAATGATCCAGAAATATCTAAGCTATCCATTTGTCCTCTTTGGGTCTTAAACGAAACACACAATAGTGTCTTCATTCATACGAAAATTTGACAGGAATTATGGGGTAATCCTATTCCTTATCTTTTTACTAATTAAACCGATTTGTCCATCCCTTATAAGCCTAGTACGAACGATAGTTTAGTGCTTACCATACACATACGTAAAACGTAAACTTTGAATACGGATGGTCAGCAAATAGCCGTGGCTTGGAGGGCAGGGCATTGGATTTGGCTGTACATAACCTATGgccatacattattatatattaccTATGCTTGTGCACATAACCTATTACCTATGccatagttttctttttctaaaacaatagtTCCTTCATGAAAAATAATGGATTTTAGTAAACCtactgatacaaaaaaaaaaagaaagtaaatggCTCTAATTAAATCCATCGTTTAGCCCGTTTGTTCTCCGAAATGGTAGGGTCTATATAACTTGATTGGTTAGACGATTTGCCCAAATGGTCCATgagagagttttgttttttgttatcaaGTCTTTGGACATTTGGTCTAGTAACAAAAATGGTCCAGGATCATTTGTTGCGGCATATGGGAATAATGGGATTTAACAAAAATGGTATTATCTCACATCTGTCTTAACCATAACAAAAATGGGTCAGTAGTATACATAAGCTCCTAACTATATGACCTTTTACAGATATTATTAGTATTAGTTTAGTATAAAGTTTCAATTCAAACATATAGTTTCGCGTGATAGAATGTTTTATGAATTGGTGAAGTGCCTAATTGGTCGGTGCtgaatagaaaacaaaaaaaaagtttctataaCTTCAGTTGGTGTGGTTGGTACGGTTTAGTTCAACAAAAAAAGTGCAGTGAATTTGTCGATTAGTTGATTAAAGTTATAAAACTAATCTCTAATTTGTGAAATCAAGGAACTTAACATATACACATGCTAACCGAACttttctaataatataaataaatttgttggtAAAAAAGACATATACTATACTGGTCTATACATGACAAATTACGAAAGAAATGCGGTATATAGttctaataataacaaaattatataaatatatacggTTTTGTTAAAAATTGGATCTGCTCATGCACAATACATatattatgtgtgtgtttttttaaagatCTTATTGTAGTTAAACATATGCATATTTTGTGAAGTGTTTGGGGGCGGTAATTAAGAACGCACACCACTAGAACGggtttgaatattattattaaaattgagaaaacaaaaataaataaattgagtGTGGTGTGGGGATAGAAATAATATGATTAATttgtccacaaaaaaaaaaaaaaaagtactccTACCCATAAGAATATTGCTAAAAGATAGTACATAGGATTCGAAGGAagaagaggtaaaaaaaaaacgttgagCTAAAAGACACGACTTTTCTGGGCTCTAAAAAATCTGTtagaaaactcaacaaaaagCTTTTTCTTACTTTCTGTGCAATTTCGTACTTCTAAAAACATTCCTTCTACAAATCTTCTTTTCCCAattcaacaaaataaagttaaaaaaaaaaaacttattcttataaaaattaaaatctaaaaagttAACTATTTCACTCTAACTTAACCCATTCGTAACGTCCTTCTAATGGCTTCTCCTTCTCGAAATCGAAATTATACCtaataaccaaaagaaactCACTCTTAATTTAGCtgtaaaattttagaaaaattatggattataaaaccaaaactcaaatACTTACTTCTTCTCGAATTTTTTACTGAGATGTTTCTCAGCCTCCGCGAAAAAATCTTCGATTTCTGATACCGTTGGCATCTCCGCcgtcttctctttctccttggCTACTCTCCCGCTACAACAACTATCTAACGACTCTTTAACCATAGGTTCAAATTCCGATGAATAATTCTCCATGGATTTACTCGTTTCTCTGTCGTcttctctcaaactctcaaacAGCTTCCTCTTCGTACCCcttttaaaacaacaaatttattgaggagagaagaagaagaagtgagaataATAACCGGGAAAGTAACCAAAAccttcaaaattcaaattattttcatattttactcACTACTCACCGTCGATACGTCGACGTTTCGGTGTCACCATCTTTATCTTcctcctgcaaaaaaaaaaacacacaaatttcaaaattttcaaaagaaaaaaaaaaaaaaaaaaaaaaaacattaaatgtcAACAGTTGCAAGAATCTAGAATCATAAACATTTAATAACCTCCAGATCTatgttcttattattatattcatTGCTCCCACAACAAGACGACAAAACTCCATTATTATCACCGACTACGGCTGAGCTTTTAGCTTTCTCCGATCTGATATAAACGATTCTCCGGCTACGAAGCTGCATATACGTCGACGAAACTCCAGCTTCCACTAATCCTTTACCTTTCCTACATTTCCTCACCATCTTCGATTTTTAGGTTACGTGTGCGTGAAGTTAATCGTTTCTacgaaacagagagagagagagagagagagagagagagagagagagagagagagagagagagagagagagagagagagagagagagagagagagagagagagagagagagagagagagagagagagagagagagagagagagagagagagagagagagagagagagagagagagagagagagagagagagagagagagagagagagagagagagagagagagagagagagagagagagagagagagagagagagagagagagagagagagagagagagagagagagagagagagagagatatggttAAAGttgagaggatgaggaagaagaagaagaagaagaagatgaagatgatgatgattgacaGGATTGTGGTTTTAACGGCTAGGATTGAGTATAGAGGAGGAGCTTTTGGTTGGTTTTTGGGGTTTGATAGAGAAATGGCGTGTTTAAAAGTGGTCCTGTTGTTGTTTACAGTGACGGGGGAATCTTTAACGGGGAAACTGGAGGCGCCGTTATTTCGACCGCGTGTCGAACGATTAGGTTGAGTGACACGTGTCGGTTTTAAACGGTGACTTAACGGAACGGGAGGCGTAATAATTGTGGTGTAACCAACTATTTTAAAAACCCTCTCATCTCTTGGTAATTCACAGTTTTGCCATTACTCGCACCCCCAATTGTATAATTAGGGTAGACGATGTAGAGagaattgtttaatttaattcataattgatgatgatgatgatgatgatgatgatagtgttAGATAATTGTTAAACTTCAACTATGAAACAAAAGactaataaaacataaatatgacctccttaattaaaaataaagccTACTAGACATGAGATGAATATTGCGCTCTCATCTGTATTTGTTAATATCTTTATATAGTAAACCCTTTCGCGCTGTCATTTGTATTTGTTAATGTCTTTAGGTATATGATAATCTCCTCCATATATTATACCTAGGGGTGATTACAACCTTTTAAGTTCATCACAAATTTATGAATCTAAGTCAAAGTGCTTGACGtatgattcatttttttgtttaatgaacctctatatcaaaattaaaacacttgttaatttcttttgttattttagttttcttaagccatagatttttcattttattatttatatgtgCAAACAAAttggaaacaaatatattatttgcgCTTGCGCGTATACACATATTAAAGCATATATAGCATTAGTTGATTAAGTGCCGATCGACATCCAggaacaagaaaacaacaaaaaacatggCACACGTAATTATACATGTTGAAAGTTGATTATATATGATGGGAACATGATCATATAAGTTTAGAATACATAGTGTGAATTCCTCAAGTTCTGACATGTActagaatgattatgacaaaaTGTAATGGAGGTACCATATAGTAGTTAAGTGCAACTTCCTAAACCATTTGGTACataacatagatatatatatgtataatttgtTCGTACGGATCTTTCTAGTTCCTAAGAAATTCAAATACAAGGTCAAACCATTGcattaaaataatactactatGTATATCTACTCGAATTAAAAGTATGCTTATAGAATTTGCGAGTGATGCTAGGACCACATTTTACATTAATTGTTCAATGTAAGGCTAATATTTTTCACTAAAAtaatattgaattttgtttagatttagATTTGCTCATATATTCCAGTAAAATAATAGTAGGATTATATATTCAGGTTTGCTCAAATATGTTTTTCCATTTGGTTTCACATAAAAAAATAGTACTTAATTAGGGGTTTTCAAGTCCTAGCTAATATTTTACAACATAACATTAATAACAACCATGGATAGATTTTTCACTCCTtagcttgtttgttgtttgctttcttGGATGAATCTTTCAATCAATTTACAAACATCCATTTGCATTGATTGAAAATATTAAGCTTTTCACACTTTAATTATTGGCATGACGTAACGAACTGGTGATTGTGTTTctgaataaataatataatactcaagAAATCATGTACTATTAGTCTATTATATGTGTATTCATTTAGGTTAATTAAATGGATAGATCTGGGGATCGAAGATGAATCTTCTAAGCTCGAATCTCGTTTTGTCTCTTGATGTCACCTAAGATACTTTGTTGACTTCACCGTTAGTTAAAATATCCATACTTCATTCGTTAGTTCGTAAAGAATGATAAAATTAGAgggggtattggtttgagatttaaaaagagttttaatgactttaaaagttatgtaaaatatgttgttatttaattaagatattttaagATTCTCTTAAAATTTGATGTTATTAGTtatggatttgtaaaaagttatctaaaatcttcataaatatagtgttattggattaagagttttattaagtcattaaaagttttatgttattcaagtaaaacaaaagaatcttggattgtcaataaattaaactattatgttattggttttaggattctatattattttattcattaaaaaagttttgtaaacactttcatcaaatagagagattgtgaatcatatgaattttcatttttcttttctagaaaataaaaaaaataataaactggGTTTTCAACATGGGCCTTCCTAATCATCTTCCATCATATCTCCATCCATCTCAACCAAACTCATATAcccagcaaaaaaaataaacagagttacaattattttgCAATGATCGAAAgctaaaatatcaaaacaaagcaaaagagagCAAAACAGAACCAGAAAATGTTCTAGTggaaaatgttaaaacaaagcaaaagacTTCTGGTGGAAAATGTTCTGTTAGCAACGAAGATGGTTCAGGGTTTTAACAGGGAGTCAGTATCTCCTAGAGGGCTTTTAAAAGTGGATCTTAGGAAAGCTTTCGACTCAGTGAACTGGGATTTTGTCCTATTGGTGCTTGAGGCTGCAGATTTCCCTCCGGTTTTCACCAACTGGATTCGGCAATGTCTAACTTCAACTTCCTTCTCCATTAAAGTTAATGGTGAACTTTGTGGTTACTTTAAAGGCAAAAGAGGACTCAGGCAAGGAGACCCTCTATCTCCCCCTCTGTTTGTGATGGCCATGGAAGTATTCTCAAACCTTCTTGCTTCTAAATTTGACCAAGGAAGAATCGGCTTTTACCCTTTGGGAAGACAGCCTCAGGTTTCTCATCTAGCCTTTGCGGATGACATAATGCTCTTCTTTGATGGGTCCTCCTCATCTCTGCAGGAAATTACTGAAACTCTGGACTCTTTCCAGCGCCTTTCAGGTTTgagaatgaacaaaaataaaactgagTTGTTCCTTGCTGGCCTATCTCCACAGGATTTAGTTTCCATGCATTCCTTTGGCTTCCAATCTGGCTCTCTCCCTATAAGATATTTGGGTCTCCCTCTGCTTCACAGGAAACTTGGTAAGGCTGATTACTCTCCCCTCATAGACAAGGTTGCTGATCGCTTTAATGGCTGGGCAGTAAAGTGTCTCTCCTTCTGAGGCAGACTCCAATTGGTCTCCTCTGTTATCTATGGGCTGATAAACTTTTGGATGTCAGCTTTTGCCTTGCCTAAAGGATGCATTAAAGCCTTGGAAAAGCTgtgtaatatttttctttggtcaGGGGATATTACTAAGAGGACCAATGCAAAAGTATCTTGGGCGAATGTCTGTTTACCAAAATCCGAAGGTGGTCTTGGGCTCAGGAATCTCCTAACTTGGAACAAGGTTCTCAACTTGAGGTTAGTTTGGTTACTCTTCTCAAGCAGTGGCTCTCTTTGGGTTGCATGGATGAAGGAGCACCATATTAAAACTGCCACNCAACTTCCTTCTCCATTAAAGTTAATGGTGAACTTTGTGGTTACTTTAAAGGCAAAAGAGGACTCAGGCAAGGAGACCCTCTATCTCCCCCTCTGTTTGTGATGGCCATGGAAGTATTCTCAAACCTTCTTGCTTCTAAATTTGACCAAGGAAGAATCGGCTTTTACCCTTTGGGAAGACAGCCTCAGGTTTCTCATCTAGCCTTTGCGGATGACATAATGCTCTTCTTTGATGGGTCCTCCTCATCTCTGCAGGAAATTACTGAAACTCTGGACTCTTTCCAGCGCCTTTCAGGTTTgagaatgaacaaaaataaaactgagTTGTTCCTTGCTGGCCTATCTCCACAGGATTTAGTTTCCATGCATTCCTTTGGCTTCCAATCTGGCTCTCTCCCTATAAGATATTTGGGTCTCCCTCTGCTTCACAGGAAACTTGGTAAGGCTGATTACTCTCCCCTCATAGACAAGGTTGCTGATCGCTTTAATGGCTGGGCAGTAAAGTGTCTCTCCTTCTGAGGCAGACTCCAATTGGTCTCCTCTGTTATCTATGGGCTGATAAACTTTTGGATGTCAGCTTTTGCCTTGCCTAAAGGATGCATTAAAGCCTTGGAAAAGCTGTGTAATAGTTTTCTTTGGTCAGGGGATATTACTAAGAGGACCAATGCAAAAGTATCTTGGGCGAATGTCTGTTTACCAAAATCCGAAGGTGGTCTTGGGCTCAGGAATCTCCTAACTTGGAACAAGGTTCTCAACTTGAGGTTAGTTTGGTTACTCTTCTCAAGCAGTGGCTCTCTTTGGGTTGCATGGATGAAGGAGCACCGTATTAAAACTGCCACTTTTTGGTCTGTTGAGCTTCACAGCAATTCCAGTTGGATCTGGAGATCCTTATTAAACCTGAGACCCTTGGCTAAAACTCTGATCCGATGTCAAATTGGTGATAGCACTTCTGCAAGTTTCTGGTTTGATCGTTGGTCTCCTCTAGGACCTCTAATCGATATGCTTGGGGACAATGGTCCAGTCTTATTGGGAATCCCCATCAATGCTCATGTTGTAGCTGCCACAAACTCTCACGGTTGGAGGCTCCCTTCTAGCAGATCCAGGAATCCGCTAGTTCTCAGCATCCGAGATCATTTGCTCTCAGTCCCagccccctctctctctcatggcCCTGATCAGTTTCTGTGGGAAGTAGATAATCGCTCTTTGAATTCATTTTCTACAAAGAAAACTTGGAATCAGCTAAGACCCTCAAAGGAGCAACAATTTTGGGCAAAAGCTGTCTGGTTCAAACACCATGTGCCTAAACATGCCTTCACTTTTTGGGTTGCAAATCTGGATAAGCTCCCAGTCCGCTCAAGGCTCCTGAGCTGGGGAATGCAGGTATCTCCTGAATGCCCTCTGTGTAACTCTGAAACTGAATGCAGGGATCATCTTATGCTCCATTGTGC from Camelina sativa cultivar DH55 chromosome 7, Cs, whole genome shotgun sequence includes the following:
- the LOC104702872 gene encoding cyclin-dependent kinase inhibitor 1; this translates as MVRKCRKGKGLVEAGVSSTYMQLRSRRIVYIRSEKAKSSAVVGDNNGVLSSCCGSNEYNNKNIDLEEEDKDGDTETSTYRRGTKRKLFESLREDDRETSKSMENYSSEFEPMVKESLDSCCSGRVAKEKEKTAEMPTVSEIEDFFAEAEKHLSKKFEKKYNFDFEKEKPLEGRYEWVKLE